A genomic region of Microtus ochrogaster isolate Prairie Vole_2 chromosome 15, MicOch1.0, whole genome shotgun sequence contains the following coding sequences:
- the Adm2 gene encoding ADM2 — protein sequence MAQFLMVTVTLGCISLLYLLPGTQSGGLGKGLKLLRPRDSPAKASSSDLQPGHSSLRSAAWKPLRAPQPQGRGNPTLAMVHLLQNGGSRHPGPQRHLGPRRPHAQLLRVGCVLGTCQVQNLSHRLWQLVRPAGQRDSAPVDPSSPHSYG from the exons ATGGCCCAGTTCCTGATGGTCACGGTAACCCTCGGTTGCATCAGCCTCCTCTACCTGCTCCCGGGCACGCAGTCTGGCGGCCTAGGCAAAGGGCTGAAGCTTTTGAGACCCAG aGACTCCCCAGCAAAGGCTTCATCCAGTGACCTGCAGCCTGGACACTCTTCCCTCCGGTCAGCAGCCTGGAAGCCTCTTCGTGCTCCCCAGCCACAGGGAAGGGGCAACCCGACCCTTGCTATGGTTCATCTGCTTCAGAATGGTGGCTCACGACACCCAGGTCCCCAGCGACACTTGGGACCCCGAAGACCCCACGCCCAGCTTCTGCGTGTGGGCTGTGTCCTGGGCACCTGCCAAGTGCAGAATCTCAGCCACCGCCTATGGCAGCTGGTCCGACCAGCGGGCCAGCGAGACTCAGCTCCCGTCGATCCCAGCAGCCCCCACAGTTATGGCTGA